The genomic DNA TATCCCAAGTCCTTATGTGACAAACGATCATCAGACAAAAAACGCGATGAGTCTCGTTCGAGTTGGGGCGGCTAAGATGATTGCGGATGGAGAGTTGGATGGTGATTCGTTGGGTGCCGCGATAAATGAGATCATGACAGATGAAACACTGCAAAAAAGCATGTCAACTGCCTCTAAAACATTAGGTATCCCGGATGCGTCTGAGCGCTTGTACCAACTAGCAAAATCGTTAATCATAGAATAAGGTGGTGGTCATAGATGAGTAAGAAAAAAGAAACAAAAAAAATGCCTGAGAAGTCAAACGATGAAAACTCGCTGACACCTTGGCAAATGGCCAACCGAAAATACTTAGAAGAACATAAAGAAAAAACAGATCATCAGACAGGAACAAGTGAAAAAAGCGAGCATAAAGAAGAACAAAAAGATCCTATTTCTTCTGAAAAAGAAGAATTGCTTGTTGAAGAAGATGATTTATTAGACTATGAAGAAATCGAACATAAGAAAGACGGGGGACCGTATAATGGTTCGTTTATCGATCGCTTGCCTAATTTAAAAAATTATCGAAACAAAGTTTTATACAAAAGGCTGAGTTTAATCATTTCCATTCTTTTGATTCCTTTGTTATTTTTGATTTATTACGTTTCCCCGTTGAGCAAATTAGAGGGTGTTTCTATTTCCGGAAATGAAGTTGTTTCGAAAGAAGAAATATTGAAGGATACGCAATTAGCATTGAATCAACATATTTGGGGACAGTATTGGCAACGCCAAAGTTACATCGATCATTTGAAAAAAGAGCAACCTCGAATAAAATCTGCTACGATCGGTTTTAGTAGTGTCAATACATTTGATCTGTCTGTCACTGAATATAAAGAGATTGCTTTGATTTTAACGGACGGAAAATATAGCCCTGTGATCGAAGATGGAACAGTGTTGGATGAGACCGTTGAAAGTCCAACAAAAAATCTTCCGATCCTAGAAGGATTTACTGACCCAACAAAAATCAAAGATTTAGCAATAGAATATAATAAACTATCTCCAGAGTTACAAAAAGCCATTTCGGAAATCAAATATACGCCACGTAATACGAATCAAAATTTGATCCAGCTGAATATGAACG from Enterococcus mundtii includes the following:
- a CDS encoding cell division protein FtsQ/DivIB; its protein translation is MSKKKETKKMPEKSNDENSLTPWQMANRKYLEEHKEKTDHQTGTSEKSEHKEEQKDPISSEKEELLVEEDDLLDYEEIEHKKDGGPYNGSFIDRLPNLKNYRNKVLYKRLSLIISILLIPLLFLIYYVSPLSKLEGVSISGNEVVSKEEILKDTQLALNQHIWGQYWQRQSYIDHLKKEQPRIKSATIGFSSVNTFDLSVTEYKEIALILTDGKYSPVIEDGTVLDETVESPTKNLPILEGFTDPTKIKDLAIEYNKLSPELQKAISEIKYTPRNTNQNLIQLNMNDGNQVIVNITNLASQMNFYAQVASEMEENGVIDMEVGIFSYPYSNNSEEAEEGSEESTDESAQSADQTSTPETGVDDPQISENQDEMNPTNENTTPSSSSLDEN